Proteins from a genomic interval of Micromonospora sp. NBC_00389:
- a CDS encoding VOC family protein: MASEAPDYFQPEAGLVLTHLLIVRDVDRSREFYQRVLGATVVRERQPAILRFHNSYIVINDEGGPTDDKPGVQAQAPPDSRTLSSAMNVRVTDVRAVYEQWRSRGGEFLTEPKDHGVEIRCYLRDPDGYLIELGQGTGILAEMGRAASA, encoded by the coding sequence ATGGCGAGCGAGGCGCCCGACTACTTCCAGCCCGAGGCTGGGCTGGTGCTGACGCACCTGCTGATCGTGCGGGATGTGGACCGTTCACGGGAGTTCTACCAGCGGGTGCTGGGAGCGACGGTGGTGCGGGAACGCCAGCCGGCGATCCTGCGGTTCCACAACAGCTACATCGTGATCAACGACGAAGGTGGCCCGACCGACGACAAGCCGGGTGTGCAGGCGCAGGCGCCGCCGGATTCGCGGACGCTCAGCAGCGCGATGAACGTCCGGGTCACCGACGTCCGGGCGGTCTACGAGCAGTGGCGATCACGGGGTGGGGAGTTCCTGACCGAGCCGAAGGACCACGGCGTCGAGATCCGGTGCTACCTGCGTGATCCGGACGGCTACCTGATCGAGCTCGGTCAGGGCACCGGGATCCTCGCCGAGATGGGTCGGGCAGCCTCCGCCTGA
- a CDS encoding DUF2267 domain-containing protein: protein MEYEDFINAVATRAKVSTDQAATLSRATLETLADRISAGQAENLAYQLPGGLDDSLRNPPPRRGEHAKSFGLEEFVRRVADRPAVDRALAAAGVGAVLTTLREAVSRDQFEDAVAQLPKEFQQVIEPVGAGGGQRSG, encoded by the coding sequence GTGGAATACGAGGATTTCATCAACGCAGTGGCCACGCGGGCGAAGGTGTCGACCGATCAGGCGGCGACACTCAGCCGCGCGACGTTGGAGACATTGGCAGATCGGATCAGCGCCGGCCAGGCTGAGAACCTTGCCTATCAGCTTCCCGGAGGGCTGGACGATTCCCTGCGCAATCCGCCACCGCGTAGAGGCGAACATGCCAAGTCGTTCGGGCTCGAAGAGTTCGTGCGGCGGGTGGCGGACCGCCCGGCCGTCGACCGTGCGCTCGCCGCTGCCGGGGTCGGCGCGGTGCTCACCACGCTCCGTGAGGCTGTCTCCCGTGACCAGTTCGAGGACGCGGTGGCCCAGCTTCCGAAGGAGTTCCAGCAGGTAATCGAACCGGTGGGTGCCGGTGGCGGGCAGCGCTCCGGGTAG
- a CDS encoding TIGR03619 family F420-dependent LLM class oxidoreductase — MEVGFAPPVSGSWATPERMIHVARRAEQLGYHSLWTFQRLLVPADLGWSETYHSVQDPLTTLAFLAAHTTRIRLGVAVLNMPFISPVLLAKQTATLDILAGGRLDVGLGLGWADEEYQATGVSKHRRGHRAEEFLAVLRALWQNDVAEHRGEFYQIPPTRLEPKPVQRPHPPILLGGQAPAALRRAGRLADGWVSGSQADLTGIGEAVATVKAAAAEAGRDPGSLRFVCRGAVRVRPTGPPDREPLTGTLEQIRSDLGRLAEAGITEVFVDLNFDPEIGSPRADAQASLRRADEVLDALAPTR, encoded by the coding sequence GTGGAGGTTGGATTCGCCCCGCCCGTCTCCGGCTCGTGGGCCACACCGGAGCGCATGATCCATGTCGCCCGCCGCGCCGAGCAGCTCGGATACCACTCGCTCTGGACGTTCCAGCGGCTCCTGGTGCCCGCCGACCTCGGCTGGAGCGAGACCTACCACAGCGTCCAGGATCCGCTGACAACGCTGGCGTTCCTGGCGGCCCACACCACGCGGATCCGGCTCGGCGTCGCGGTGCTCAACATGCCGTTCATCTCTCCGGTGCTGCTGGCCAAGCAGACCGCGACCCTCGACATCCTCGCCGGCGGACGACTCGACGTGGGACTCGGCCTCGGCTGGGCGGACGAGGAGTATCAGGCGACGGGGGTGAGCAAGCATCGGCGGGGCCATCGGGCCGAGGAGTTCCTCGCCGTTCTCCGCGCTCTCTGGCAGAACGACGTCGCCGAGCATCGTGGCGAGTTCTACCAGATCCCGCCGACGCGCCTGGAGCCGAAACCCGTGCAGCGGCCACACCCGCCGATTCTGCTCGGCGGCCAGGCGCCCGCCGCGCTGCGCCGGGCCGGCCGGCTCGCCGACGGCTGGGTCAGCGGCAGCCAGGCGGACCTGACAGGCATCGGCGAGGCGGTCGCGACCGTCAAGGCCGCCGCTGCGGAGGCCGGCCGCGACCCCGGCTCACTGCGATTCGTCTGCCGCGGCGCGGTCCGCGTACGCCCGACGGGCCCGCCCGATCGCGAGCCGCTCACCGGCACGCTCGAGCAGATCCGGTCGGATCTCGGCAGACTTGCCGAAGCCGGCATCACCGAAGTGTTCGTCGATCTCAACTTCGATCCGGAGATCGGCTCACCCCGCGCCGACGCGCAGGCGTCGCTGCGCCGGGCCGACGAGGTGCTCGACGCCCTCGCTCCGACCCGCTGA
- a CDS encoding GntR family transcriptional regulator — MTVDPRSHTPVYVQVADLLRQRIESGELAPGVSLPSEARLTQEYGIGREAVRMAMAILRSEGLVSTVRGHGTRVRSTPERQRVELPAGALVVARMPTGRERNELHLDEGVPVLEIRHGKGKVEVKPGDQVELMRPTES; from the coding sequence ATGACCGTCGATCCGCGCTCACACACGCCCGTCTACGTGCAGGTCGCCGATCTTTTGCGGCAGCGAATCGAATCCGGTGAGCTGGCGCCCGGGGTATCGCTGCCGAGCGAAGCCCGGCTGACCCAGGAGTACGGCATCGGCCGTGAGGCCGTCCGGATGGCGATGGCGATCCTGCGGTCCGAGGGGCTGGTCAGCACTGTTCGCGGTCACGGAACGCGGGTGCGAAGCACGCCCGAGCGGCAACGGGTAGAACTGCCGGCTGGCGCATTAGTCGTCGCTCGTATGCCGACCGGCCGGGAACGGAACGAGCTGCACCTCGACGAAGGCGTCCCAGTGCTGGAGATCCGTCATGGTAAGGGCAAGGTGGAGGTCAAGCCAGGCGACCAGGTCGAGCTGATGCGCCCGACCGAGAGTTGA
- a CDS encoding DivIVA domain-containing protein: protein MSSRDQRPAREGRATYRSSAYTSLLPWQVGERRFAPTGFGRRGLNPSDVYAFLDRVAVDMAALHAALAESRRETARIKEALRRWQSEHARGGNERGHTR from the coding sequence ATGAGCTCCCGCGACCAACGACCGGCACGCGAGGGCCGGGCGACGTATCGCTCTTCGGCGTACACCAGTCTGCTGCCCTGGCAGGTGGGCGAGCGTCGGTTCGCGCCCACCGGGTTCGGGCGTCGCGGCCTGAACCCCAGCGACGTATACGCCTTCCTCGACCGGGTCGCCGTCGACATGGCCGCTCTCCACGCCGCCCTTGCCGAAAGCCGCCGGGAGACCGCACGGATCAAGGAGGCGCTTCGTCGCTGGCAGTCCGAGCACGCCCGCGGCGGCAACGAGCGGGGGCACACCCGATGA
- a CDS encoding TIGR03668 family PPOX class F420-dependent oxidoreductase, producing MPADEIRHRVRSARVARLTTVGADGRPHLVPVCFVLLDDVVYHAVDEKPKRHRRLRRVENIQATGHACLLVDEYDEDWSRLWWVRLDGHGRLVEDRVEEAAARAALADKYPQYVQRPPAGPVIAVAVTGWSAWSAADAAADPAG from the coding sequence GTGCCCGCCGACGAAATCCGCCATCGGGTCCGGTCGGCCAGGGTGGCCCGGCTGACCACCGTCGGAGCGGATGGGCGTCCACACCTGGTGCCCGTGTGCTTCGTCCTGCTCGACGACGTCGTCTACCACGCGGTGGACGAGAAGCCCAAGCGCCACCGGCGGCTACGACGGGTGGAGAACATCCAGGCGACGGGGCATGCCTGCCTGCTGGTCGACGAGTACGACGAGGACTGGTCGCGGCTGTGGTGGGTCCGCCTGGACGGGCACGGCCGGCTGGTGGAGGACCGCGTGGAGGAGGCCGCGGCCCGCGCCGCGCTGGCCGACAAGTACCCGCAGTACGTCCAGCGACCACCAGCCGGGCCGGTGATCGCGGTAGCGGTGACCGGCTGGTCGGCGTGGTCCGCGGCGGACGCGGCAGCCGACCCGGCCGGGTGA
- a CDS encoding DUF2267 domain-containing protein has protein sequence MNYAEFLEAVGKRAGMPAAEAAKFVGATLTTLSEGVSGGEARHLATQVPEELRGYLHKDVDFAERLDLVEFLNEVGVRVGTDDERPVEGARAVLTTLREAVSPEELESLESELPKDIRQLLHPVGRGVGA, from the coding sequence GTGAACTACGCCGAATTTCTCGAAGCGGTGGGGAAGCGGGCCGGAATGCCGGCGGCGGAGGCGGCGAAGTTCGTCGGAGCCACGCTGACGACCTTGTCGGAAGGAGTCAGTGGCGGCGAGGCGCGGCACCTGGCCACCCAGGTCCCCGAGGAGTTGCGGGGGTACCTGCACAAGGACGTGGACTTCGCCGAACGACTCGACCTCGTGGAGTTCCTCAATGAGGTAGGGGTCCGCGTGGGAACGGATGACGAGCGGCCCGTTGAGGGCGCCCGCGCCGTGTTGACGACCCTGCGCGAGGCGGTGAGCCCCGAAGAGCTCGAGAGTCTGGAATCCGAGCTGCCAAAGGACATCCGGCAGCTGCTTCATCCGGTGGGCCGCGGCGTCGGGGCTTGA
- a CDS encoding type ISP restriction/modification enzyme → MGQHLGVDAVPYGEVRLNVVRARPDFAVDVAGVRVGYVELKATGHGVPSTWRRPAKRERLQWEKLKALPNVLYSDGIAWARYTYGELAGSVVYLEGDLSGGRRPLRATGPEFEALIQEFLLWQPEQPRTLAQLIRIVAGLCRLLRDEVGAILADPTRDLAHEELSLLAADWRDLLFPDLDDAGFADAYAQTVTFALLLARIDGIVFDETPLHEIARLLGKKHSLMGRALAVLTDNDAAYELRMIDTLSRVIGCVDWSTIDSGRGDIHADLYERFLSTYDPTLRRRSGSFYTPQPVAGAVVDLVDEILRDRFDRSWGFAAHDVTVVDPAMGTGTFLVEVLRAVSATIDAKQGAGARGPRLRQFFQQRLVGFEIQAAPYAVTELRLHQAMKTQFHTELPPSEYRFLTDALEDPDTQQGRLRAAAYRVIDRSRLEANRIKRDVPVMVVVGNPPHVENTRGRAPWIEERRKTPLLPGACPDRPSLDEFRVPGGGRYESDLYGLPWCFWRWALWKAFEAHPGEPQGIVAFVTPSSFVKGKSFEGMREYLRRTCDEGWIIELSPEGNRPQQHTRLFGPDVGRQLCIAVFARYGQGDRTTPATIRTVALTGSREDKLRRLQELCLTDPAWHQCRAGWRAPFLPDSDTDWDRYPGLKQLFPESSRGVTAGRTWIYSPDADTLHRRWRRFIQAGEGLRRRMLPESRDRKLDSIVRPLPGMPAPAGPLTAETGPAPTAVRVAYRSFDRQWVLPDSRLMVMPRPPLWAVRSPHQIYLTEQNSHPIESGPGVTFTQLIPDLDHYNGRSGRVFPLYCDTSTGRPNVAPGLCAMLAETLGTEVAAAEVMAYVAAVAAHPGYTERFRQELQHPGVRVPLTADADEWAAAVSIGRELLWLHTFGQANLGEQPTSFRDYVDEAAPKVRAAIPDEPGALPDSISWEADSETLLVGNGRIAPVHRRVWEYDVGGMRVIRHWFNYRCAHQRHRRRSSPLDDEELNRWSSDLTDELLEILAVLGGCVAAEPRQVNLLDRICAGRLISVADLAAGGVLPIQGAAKLTAVDEGRIPRLF, encoded by the coding sequence ATGGGCCAGCACCTGGGAGTCGACGCCGTTCCCTACGGAGAGGTGCGGCTCAACGTGGTTCGAGCGCGCCCCGACTTCGCCGTGGACGTCGCCGGAGTCCGCGTCGGATACGTCGAGCTGAAAGCCACCGGGCATGGGGTGCCCTCGACCTGGCGCCGCCCTGCAAAGCGTGAGCGCCTGCAGTGGGAGAAGCTCAAGGCCCTACCGAACGTCCTCTATTCCGACGGCATTGCCTGGGCGAGATACACCTACGGAGAGCTGGCTGGCTCCGTCGTCTACCTGGAAGGCGACCTCTCCGGCGGGCGGCGCCCGCTGCGGGCGACCGGACCGGAGTTCGAGGCTCTCATCCAGGAGTTCCTGCTGTGGCAGCCCGAACAGCCGCGAACGCTGGCCCAGCTCATCCGGATCGTCGCCGGGCTGTGTCGGCTGCTGCGCGACGAGGTTGGCGCGATCCTCGCGGACCCCACCCGCGATCTGGCTCACGAGGAGTTGTCGCTGCTTGCCGCTGACTGGCGCGATCTGCTCTTCCCCGATCTGGACGACGCCGGCTTCGCGGACGCCTACGCCCAGACCGTCACCTTCGCACTGCTCCTCGCCCGCATCGACGGGATCGTCTTCGATGAGACCCCGCTGCACGAGATCGCCCGTCTGCTCGGCAAGAAGCACTCCCTCATGGGCCGGGCCCTGGCGGTGCTGACCGACAACGACGCAGCCTACGAGCTTCGAATGATCGACACCTTGTCGCGGGTTATCGGTTGTGTCGACTGGAGCACCATCGACAGCGGGCGGGGCGATATCCACGCCGACTTGTACGAGCGTTTCCTGTCCACCTACGACCCCACGTTGCGGCGGCGCAGCGGATCCTTCTACACCCCGCAGCCCGTCGCGGGCGCTGTCGTCGACTTGGTGGACGAGATTCTGCGTGACCGGTTCGATCGTTCGTGGGGGTTCGCCGCCCACGATGTCACCGTCGTGGATCCCGCGATGGGTACCGGAACCTTCCTCGTCGAGGTGTTACGAGCGGTCTCGGCGACGATCGACGCCAAGCAGGGTGCGGGCGCGCGGGGGCCACGGTTGCGGCAGTTCTTCCAACAGCGTCTCGTCGGTTTCGAGATCCAGGCCGCGCCCTACGCCGTCACGGAACTTCGGCTGCACCAGGCGATGAAGACGCAGTTCCATACCGAACTTCCCCCGTCCGAGTACCGGTTCCTTACCGACGCGTTGGAAGATCCCGATACCCAGCAGGGCCGGCTGCGGGCGGCGGCGTATCGGGTCATCGATCGCTCTCGCCTGGAGGCGAACCGGATCAAGCGTGATGTGCCCGTCATGGTCGTGGTGGGCAATCCACCGCACGTGGAGAACACCCGGGGTCGGGCACCGTGGATCGAAGAGCGGCGGAAGACGCCTCTTCTTCCGGGGGCCTGTCCCGATCGGCCCTCGCTCGACGAGTTCCGGGTGCCCGGCGGAGGCCGCTACGAGTCGGACCTCTACGGGCTGCCGTGGTGCTTCTGGCGCTGGGCGCTATGGAAGGCCTTCGAGGCTCACCCTGGAGAGCCACAGGGGATCGTGGCCTTCGTGACGCCGTCGAGCTTCGTCAAGGGCAAGTCCTTCGAGGGCATGCGGGAGTACCTCCGACGGACCTGCGACGAAGGATGGATCATCGAGCTGTCCCCTGAGGGAAATCGGCCGCAGCAACACACCCGCCTCTTCGGGCCGGACGTCGGGCGGCAGCTCTGCATTGCGGTCTTCGCCCGCTACGGCCAGGGCGACCGAACAACTCCGGCGACGATCAGGACGGTCGCACTGACTGGTTCGAGAGAAGACAAGCTCCGGCGGTTGCAGGAGCTGTGCCTGACCGACCCGGCGTGGCACCAATGCCGTGCGGGATGGCGCGCGCCGTTCCTGCCGGATTCCGACACCGACTGGGATCGCTACCCGGGACTGAAGCAGCTCTTTCCGGAGTCATCCCGCGGCGTGACGGCAGGACGAACCTGGATCTACTCCCCGGACGCCGACACCCTTCACCGCCGCTGGCGCAGATTCATTCAAGCGGGGGAGGGCCTGCGCCGGCGGATGCTGCCCGAGTCCCGGGACCGCAAGCTCGACAGCATCGTCCGTCCGCTGCCCGGGATGCCAGCACCGGCCGGGCCGCTTACTGCGGAGACGGGCCCGGCGCCGACGGCCGTAAGGGTCGCCTACCGCTCCTTCGACCGACAGTGGGTGCTGCCGGACAGCCGGCTCATGGTGATGCCCAGGCCGCCGCTGTGGGCAGTCCGGTCACCACACCAGATCTACCTGACCGAGCAGAACAGCCACCCGATCGAGAGCGGTCCGGGCGTCACCTTCACCCAGCTGATACCCGACCTGGATCACTACAACGGACGCAGCGGGCGGGTCTTCCCGCTCTACTGCGACACCTCCACAGGGCGACCCAACGTCGCACCAGGGCTGTGCGCAATGCTGGCCGAGACGCTCGGTACCGAGGTGGCGGCGGCCGAGGTTATGGCCTACGTCGCCGCAGTCGCCGCCCACCCCGGCTACACCGAGCGGTTTCGGCAGGAACTGCAGCACCCCGGCGTACGGGTGCCGCTGACCGCGGATGCCGACGAGTGGGCGGCGGCGGTGTCGATTGGTCGGGAGTTGTTGTGGCTGCATACCTTCGGCCAGGCCAACCTGGGCGAGCAGCCGACCTCGTTCCGTGACTACGTCGACGAGGCGGCGCCGAAGGTGCGGGCAGCGATACCGGACGAGCCGGGAGCCCTCCCCGACAGCATCTCCTGGGAGGCGGACAGCGAGACGCTGCTGGTCGGCAACGGGCGCATCGCTCCCGTCCATCGTCGAGTCTGGGAGTATGACGTCGGTGGGATGAGAGTTATCCGGCACTGGTTCAACTACCGGTGCGCCCACCAACGCCACCGACGTCGCTCCTCCCCGCTGGATGATGAGGAGCTGAACCGCTGGAGCAGCGACCTCACCGACGAGCTGCTGGAGATCCTCGCGGTGCTCGGCGGTTGCGTGGCTGCCGAACCGCGGCAGGTGAACCTACTGGATCGCATCTGCGCCGGTCGGCTGATCTCCGTCGCAGACCTGGCGGCCGGTGGCGTCCTGCCGATACAGGGAGCCGCCAAGCTCACCGCGGTTGACGAAGGGCGTATTCCGAGACTGTTTTGA